The Rhizobium leguminosarum genome includes a region encoding these proteins:
- a CDS encoding KAP family P-loop NTPase fold protein, with protein sequence MRKIAKHIPAMWSDNETNVDYLNYSEVAEIICDMVSDKSLLPLSLGVYGGWGSGKSSVLKLVERALRDRSDTIVIEFDAWLYQGFDEAKSALMTVIASELMAQAPDNLKSKAVDLFKRVNKLRVLGLGVEVGMASVGLPTFGIFSKMLNSAQDAYEGNGDEQDLKAIQDGAKAAKEKTGGLLSPREIRTPPEEITAFKNEFSAVLDGMGKRLVVFVDNLDRCLPANAIKCLEATRLFLSMPNAAFIIAADVDMIRHAVSDQFKGASETHVTDYLDKLIQFPVTVPRLGMREVLSFLCMLIATRSGVEENKVEELRTFLVESIQNSWKGEQDLGRDKIIEILSADVGLVAQIDMAFRIAPILARAKSVSGNPRIIKRMMNIIRMRHATAIRRDMQLDEAIITKLALFERCTDEATFKSLLDLINDADQGKPKLFVDQKNASADGKGEVRWPEKWNSHDVFIKDWLAIEPLLDGIDLRPAVYLARETLPLQFKSKSLSSHAKKAIAELLRIPSLTSRAAPKAIATIPPDEISDVMQELVAALRQNSDWSRKRNDLTGAIILAQHSPENAHILAAFLEQIPNRPPWLKASMTGIGE encoded by the coding sequence GTGAGGAAGATCGCAAAACACATTCCTGCCATGTGGTCTGATAACGAAACGAATGTCGATTATTTAAATTATTCGGAAGTTGCCGAAATCATCTGTGACATGGTGTCAGATAAAAGTCTTCTGCCATTGTCGCTCGGTGTCTACGGCGGTTGGGGGTCCGGAAAATCCAGCGTCTTGAAATTGGTTGAGCGGGCTCTGCGAGACCGATCCGACACCATTGTCATAGAGTTTGATGCATGGCTCTATCAGGGCTTCGATGAAGCAAAATCGGCGCTGATGACTGTGATTGCATCTGAATTGATGGCGCAGGCACCCGATAACCTAAAATCGAAGGCCGTCGATCTTTTCAAACGCGTAAATAAGCTTCGTGTACTTGGCCTTGGCGTCGAGGTCGGCATGGCGTCGGTTGGCTTGCCGACGTTTGGTATATTCTCAAAAATGTTGAACTCTGCCCAGGACGCCTACGAGGGAAATGGCGACGAGCAAGATTTAAAAGCAATACAGGACGGTGCCAAAGCAGCGAAAGAAAAAACTGGCGGGCTTCTAAGCCCGAGGGAGATTCGTACGCCTCCCGAGGAGATCACAGCCTTCAAGAATGAGTTCAGCGCCGTGCTGGACGGAATGGGCAAGCGTCTTGTCGTATTCGTTGACAATCTTGACCGCTGTTTGCCCGCCAATGCGATCAAATGTTTGGAAGCCACGCGTCTCTTCCTTTCAATGCCGAACGCAGCGTTCATCATAGCGGCTGACGTCGATATGATCCGTCATGCGGTCTCCGATCAGTTCAAGGGTGCATCAGAAACCCATGTGACCGACTACCTTGACAAGCTTATTCAATTTCCTGTGACCGTTCCACGGCTGGGAATGCGCGAGGTCTTGTCATTCCTTTGCATGTTGATCGCTACCAGGTCTGGCGTGGAAGAAAATAAGGTCGAGGAGCTGAGGACATTTCTTGTCGAAAGCATCCAGAATTCTTGGAAAGGCGAGCAGGACCTTGGTCGCGATAAGATCATCGAAATTTTGAGTGCTGATGTCGGTCTCGTTGCGCAGATCGACATGGCATTCCGGATTGCGCCAATTCTTGCCCGAGCCAAATCAGTTAGCGGTAATCCGCGCATCATCAAGAGGATGATGAACATCATAAGAATGCGGCACGCGACTGCCATTCGCCGGGACATGCAGCTTGATGAGGCGATTATCACAAAACTCGCGCTTTTCGAGCGCTGCACCGACGAGGCGACATTCAAATCTCTTTTGGACCTTATCAATGATGCGGATCAGGGCAAGCCCAAGCTATTCGTCGATCAAAAAAATGCGTCAGCGGATGGGAAAGGCGAGGTTCGCTGGCCAGAGAAATGGAATAGCCATGACGTCTTTATAAAAGACTGGTTGGCGATAGAGCCCCTGTTGGATGGCATTGATCTGCGGCCCGCCGTCTACCTTGCGCGGGAAACGCTTCCGCTCCAATTCAAATCGAAGAGCCTGTCATCGCACGCCAAGAAAGCAATCGCTGAGTTACTTCGGATACCATCGCTTACGTCCAGGGCTGCCCCGAAGGCAATAGCGACCATACCTCCGGATGAAATATCAGACGTAATGCAGGAATTGGTAGCTGCGCTCAGGCAAAACAGCGACTGGAGCCGTAAACGCAACGACCTCACCGGAGCGATTATTTTGGCGCAGCACAGCCCTGAGAACGCGCACATTTTAGCAGCGTTCTTGGAACAGATACCCAACAGACCACCATGGTTGAAGGCTAGTATGACAGGGATTGGCGAATGA